The Gossypium hirsutum isolate 1008001.06 chromosome A03, Gossypium_hirsutum_v2.1, whole genome shotgun sequence genome contains the following window.
CTTTCATTCGCAAAGGGAAGTCAATCAATCAAGTTGCTATACACTCATCATCAGCTGCCATCTATTTCTGATTCAAATCTTTAATTCACTTCTACTGCTACTACCTTTATACATACaaggaattaattaatgatttcACCACACAGACTCAGAGGCATTGCGTTATTGGCTTCTTGGGAAATAATTTGCAGAGGAAGAAGAGTAAGCAAGTGAGGCTTGAGACCGAGAGGAGCCTTGGAGGTGTTGTAGCAATTCAGCTGGGGTCACTTCTACTGATGATGATGTGTAGGAAGCAGCAGTTTCGGTATTTTTCGAGGAGTTGCTAGTCGGCTTGTGGGCGTCGCTCCCCGATGTAGGCTCCTGTCGAATTTCTTTTAGCAATGCTGCAACATCTTTCATTATGGGCCGATCATCGGCGCGATTGCTTGTGCAGAGCAGTGAGATTCCTAAAGCTTGAAGCATTTCTTGTATCTGAGTGTCTGGATGACCTTGGAGTCTAGGATCAAGGATTTCTACGGGGTCCTTCTTGTTTTTCAAGTGATCTCGAACCCATTGGATTACATGGTGCCCGTCAGGAAACGATGGGTCTGCCGGTTTCTTCCCGGTTATCATCTCCAGCAACACTACTCCATAGCTATACACGTCGCTCTTTTCCGTGATCTTTAACATGCAACCATACTCTGCAATGCACATATCAATTTGAGAACACCAAGTAATTATTACATcagataaacaaaaaaaaaatgtctgGTGTTCTACGAGGAATGAATGATAAACACACCAAATGCAATTAATGCATCATGCAAAAGCAATTTAACAGGGCCCGCTGAGACATCACACAACAGTGCAATTGTATTTTTGGCTGGTCATCATCATATTCTTTAACGTTTTCAAATGGAAGCTGAATTTAAACTCTCTAGgttgacaaaaaaaataatgtagaatatatacatataaactgTAGGGCTGGCTTCCCAATCAAAAGAGCGTGCAACAACTGCCATAACACtaactaaaataaacaaaaggcAACAAGTTTGGTTTGAGACCGACTGACTGATGTCCACTACCTATAAGTTCTGCATGTAGCTAGACATGTTAAAACACCTAAATTCCAAGTAATTTAGCACGTAAAAAAGTGAATGCTTGCTTTAAGTCCCATCCATCGTTTCATATTTGTCACATCCCCATTTACTATCATCTTAACCATGATTATAGCATAAAACCCcgaatttaatttaatctaatagcgacattaaaaaaaaaatttagagtacAGGACCCAAGGTGCTTACCTGGTGCCATGTAACCGAAGGAGCCCGCAAACTCGGGGTTGGCGGAGAAGGAGGCACCGTTTTCGTCCTCAACCAATCTAGCCAGCCCAAAATCGGCCAAGCAGGGTTCATAACGGTCTCCTAGCAGAATATTATGAGCCTTCACGTCTCGGTGTATGATGGCCGGCACGCAATCGTGGTGCAAATAGGCTAACCCTTCCGCCAGGCCTAACGCAATCTTGAATCTTATGTCCCAATCTAACATGTCTCTTCCGCAACCTTCGTGCAACAACGCGCCCAATGTTCCGTTGGGCATGTAATCGTAAAACAACAGTTTTGTTTTCCTGTTGGCTCCCCAACCTAGTAATCGTAAGATGTTACGGTGTCGGATTCTAGCCAACGTTGCAATTTCGGATGAAAACGAGGAGGCTGATGTCTTTTCCGATGAACGGAACCTTTTAACGGCGATGGTTAGTCCTGAAGAAACGATGACTCTATAAACAACACCACTTCGGCCGCGGCCGATTATGTTGCCGGCATTCAGGGATCTCGTCACGTCGGCGATTGATAAGTCCAGTTTCTGGTATAGAGTCAGCTCCCATGGCGGGCCCATTTCCAGGTCAGCGTCTCCTTCAATGTCACAATCATGGTGAGGACCACGGCTTCGCTTTTTAGAGCTGATGATGATGTAGACCGCCGCCATGAGGAGAGCACATGCGGTGCAGAGCAAAACCACCATCGCCACGCGCGCACCCTTGCGCTTAGACGAGGAGCCACCTCCTTTCCCGTCGTATGCAAAACACTGGTTGCCGGAGAAGCAGATTGAGGGATTCCCTGCAAGCGCGTTGAGTGGGAGCTTCGAGAAGAAGGGCGTGTCCGGCACTCGCCCGCTGAAGTTGTTATGCGACACGTTGAGAAGAACTAGATTTTGCAGCCCGGCAAGATTTTGAAGGTCTCCAACCAGTTGATTATGGGATATATCCAGAATAGCAAGCTTATCCAATGACGTGAACTCCTCCGGAATCTCCCCGGTGAGCTGGTTCCAACTCAAATTGAGAGCGATTTCCAGCGCCGGAATCTTTCCTAAAGTTGCCGGAATATTACCCATCAGCTGATTTGAGCTCAAATCTAGTAACTGTAGCTTCGAACAGAACCCCAGTTCAGTCGGGATTGATCCAGAGAATCGGTTCTTCCCAAGAACGAGTTTAGTTAGTGAACTCAGTGAACCAAGGCTCGAACTCAGTGTCCCTTCGATTAAGTTATCAGAGAAATCAACAAACTGAAGTGAAATAAGCTTGCTCAAGCTGAGAGGCAAGGTACCGCCTATAGAGTTGGAATGCAGATCCAGAAAAGTGAGATTCCGACAGCCGGATATTTCTTGGGGTATAAATCCGGTTAATAGGTTGGAACCCAGATCCAAGAAATTCAAGTTCTGCAAGCTCCCAAGCTGGATAGGAATGGATCCGGTTATCTTGTTATTGCTAGCGCGAAACCGGATCAAGGAGGAGCAGTTCCCTATGTCCGGCGGAATGTTCCCCATGAGGTTATTGGAGAGAAGCAATAGTTTGTTGAGTTTCTTAAGCTGGAAGATTCCAGTGGGGATAGGACCCGTTAAGCTGTTTTGAGATAAATCAACGGCTTCCAGGTTGTAGCAATTGGAAATGGAGTCGGGAATGTTGCCTTCTAGTTTGTTCTGCCATAGAAACAGAATCGTCAAGTTTGTCAAGTTGCCCAGCTCCCCAGGTATAGCTCCAGTGATCTGATTGTTGTCAAGTTCGATGTGAGTCATCTGACGACAGTTGCCGAGTGTGGAAGGGATCTCTCCCGAGATTTGGTTGACGCTCAGCTGAAGTTCTTGGAGAGATGACAGGTTCCCAACCGATTGGGGAATGCTTCCAGTTAATGAATTCATGGAAGCATCGATGACTGATAGCTTGTTGCAGTTCCCAAGCTCGGGAGGAATGATACCTACCAAGTTGTTCTGCCACAGCAACAGGTTTTCAAGGTTTCTCAAATTGCCAAGGCTGCTGGGTATTGATCCAGCCAGGGAGTTTTCATACAAGTAAATGTTCTGAAGGCCGGTGCAGTCCCCGATTTCTGGGGGGATTTGGCCTGACAGATAAGCGGTGTAGATTGCGATGGTTTGAAGCTTCTTGAGGAGGCCTAAAGTTGGAGGGAGGAAACCCGAGATGCTTGTTTCAGCTAGGCCTAACATCACCAAACTGGTGCAGTTGCCTATTGCTGGTGGTAGAGGGCCTTCAAGCTCCTTGTTCCCACCGGCTCTGATCATTTCAAGATTTTTTAATTTGCCTATGGTGCTGGGAATTCCACCGCTTAGTTGATTATCGTATAGGATGAGCCATTTCAAACTTGTGAGATTCCCAATTTCGATTGGGATGGAGCCCTTGAGTTGGTTTGAGTTGAGATGGAGTTGTTGAAGCCTATACAAACCGCAGAGCTCACTTGGGATTTCACCACTgaacacattttcactcaaatccaaGTGGGTCAACTGGGTGAGAGTGCTTATCTCTTTTGGGACTGGACCAGTAAGGTTTGCTCCAGAGAGGACAAGCTTATTCAAAGTTAACAAAGAGGTGAAATTAGCCGGAAGTTGTCCAAATAAATCCACATACCTCAATTCCAGTTCCACAACCTGGTTGTTAAAATTGCAGACGATGCCTAACCAGTTGCATGGGGTGACATCCCCTGCATCCCAATTGCTTAAGGCCTGCGGTGATCCATTGAAACTGGCTTTCCAAGAGATAAGAGCTTCACCTTGTTGGTTAACAGCGAAAGCAGCGTAAGGGGAGCGAATTAGAACGAAGAAGAAAGAGAGGAGAAGGGAGGATAAGAGGGTCCATGGATTCCCAGGCATTACAAAAGAGAGGAAGGGTAGAGGGTAAGGAGGGAGAGACAATAGAAGAACCCCCAAATCATGTCTTGTGGTGGGTGGGTGGGCTATTGTAATTTTGTGTATAAACTAATAGAAAAGACCCAGAATCTCCGGATCCAAGAAACAGCTAGGCCATGATGTTTGTGCAGTGCAGAGAGAAAATGGAATTTTAGATGGGTGTGTGATGCATTTGTTTATGGTGGAGATGAGGTCAGGTGGGGAGGGGGGAAACGGGGGATATCtgttttttcctttttagtttcAAATTGAATGGTTGAGTGGGTGGCTTTTTGTCTGCAATTCTTTAGTGTTCAAAAACTCCCTACTTTCCATCTTTTTTGTTGGCCTTGTGCAATTATAATATCACTCTTCTACATGCCATTAACTAAGGGATACCAAACAAATCTTAAAAAGTAATCGTAATCACACCTACAATACTGGGATACATCATTTTAATGCCAAATCCATACTTGCCCCCTTCAGAGTATTGTATTCTgtctcttttatttaaaaaaagtatattagtataagaactaatttgtctaattttttaatagagaatcaaaatataatctaactcttaattatttttatattttttgagatTTTAATTCATCTTCATCAATTAGAACTAACCCTTCACTTTAGGAGAAATTGTAGgtgaatatatttattttatttatttaaaaagtgaTTTGATGAATCAATTGAATTGGATTTGAGATTTTAGTTTAcataattaaatcttaaaatttaaaaaaaaaggtgaaaagtgaaaaattataataataataattataataaagtgAAAAGTGAAAAAACTGGAAGAAGAGAAGTGCTTTACCTGAAgcaattcagatgatgttcttaCTCATTTTCTTAGACACACACATGTTAGgtaaatgaatgaaaatgtgtcTGCCTTTCTTTCCAGTGTTTTCATAACTTTTTCTTTCTTCCAAATTGTAAATTTAAAACACTGcaagtaaattaaattttattaatggtttgattttacaatattttcataatttatatcaAATGTAGCTTAAACTAACTTTTCAACTAAAAAACATTGAATAACTAAAATGTTATTTATGCGAAACATATCCAATTAATCTAATATTAAAAAAGTTTTATAGATTAccataaacataaattttaatatttaaataaaaaattcaataatattataaaataaataaaaagagagtaaagaacaaaaaaaatgagaaaatagaaagatagcgtattttattgatcaattttaatatttacaaaatttctccaaaatttctatttatagatataagaagtataaatgaaatagagatctatttctaatgactattagaatttaaaatacataaaaacttATCTGGATATTAATGgacaaataaaatattcataacaaataaaaaataatcaaatattataatatttattaaaataaaaaggtaaacaGTAAAAATATTAAGGCaatgtaataaaattttatacaaatttctATATAGGTTATGATTTTATTCTACCATGTTTACTTAACTTTATTGTTTAAAGtagagtaaaaataaatattaacaataaaataaattaatttaacttatataaaataaaggataaattataaaaatagtcacttttgtttttgcctcagattatattttagtcatttatgtttgaaatgttacattttagtcacttacgttatcgttttgtta
Protein-coding sequences here:
- the LOC107896894 gene encoding leucine-rich repeat receptor-like serine/threonine-protein kinase RGI4, coding for MPGNPWTLLSSLLLSFFFVLIRSPYAAFAVNQQGEALISWKASFNGSPQALSNWDAGDVTPCNWLGIVCNFNNQVVELELRYVDLFGQLPANFTSLLTLNKLVLSGANLTGPVPKEISTLTQLTHLDLSENVFSGEIPSELCGLYRLQQLHLNSNQLKGSIPIEIGNLTSLKWLILYDNQLSGGIPSTIGKLKNLEMIRAGGNKELEGPLPPAIGNCTSLVMLGLAETSISGFLPPTLGLLKKLQTIAIYTAYLSGQIPPEIGDCTGLQNIYLYENSLAGSIPSSLGNLRNLENLLLWQNNLVGIIPPELGNCNKLSVIDASMNSLTGSIPQSVGNLSSLQELQLSVNQISGEIPSTLGNCRQMTHIELDNNQITGAIPGELGNLTNLTILFLWQNKLEGNIPDSISNCYNLEAVDLSQNSLTGPIPTGIFQLKKLNKLLLLSNNLMGNIPPDIGNCSSLIRFRASNNKITGSIPIQLGSLQNLNFLDLGSNLLTGFIPQEISGCRNLTFLDLHSNSIGGTLPLSLSKLISLQFVDFSDNLIEGTLSSSLGSLSSLTKLVLGKNRFSGSIPTELGFCSKLQLLDLSSNQLMGNIPATLGKIPALEIALNLSWNQLTGEIPEEFTSLDKLAILDISHNQLVGDLQNLAGLQNLVLLNVSHNNFSGRVPDTPFFSKLPLNALAGNPSICFSGNQCFAYDGKGGGSSSKRKGARVAMVVLLCTACALLMAAVYIIISSKKRSRGPHHDCDIEGDADLEMGPPWELTLYQKLDLSIADVTRSLNAGNIIGRGRSGVVYRVIVSSGLTIAVKRFRSSEKTSASSFSSEIATLARIRHRNILRLLGWGANRKTKLLFYDYMPNGTLGALLHEGCGRDMLDWDIRFKIALGLAEGLAYLHHDCVPAIIHRDVKAHNILLGDRYEPCLADFGLARLVEDENGASFSANPEFAGSFGYMAPEYGCMLKITEKSDVYSYGVVLLEMITGKKPADPSFPDGHHVIQWVRDHLKNKKDPVEILDPRLQGHPDTQIQEMLQALGISLLCTSNRADDRPIMKDVAALLKEIRQEPTSGSDAHKPTSNSSKNTETAASYTSSSVEVTPAELLQHLQGSSRSQASLAYSSSSANYFPRSQ